In one window of Janthinobacterium sp. 1_2014MBL_MicDiv DNA:
- the xrtB gene encoding exosortase B, translated as MNTQAKRWSGLNLQQCKEYLPEWLPLAIGLLAMYIPSFTGLFTGIWATEEQAHGPIILVLSLWLIWRNWPGMLEKTRGSEPTALGWVVLAIALILYVLGRSQHIMAFEIGSFIWMLAAILLLKRGLRALKVLWFPFFFMLFMVPLPAQIVIMLTMPMKMAVSYVVEHLLFFAGYPIARTGVILQIGQYQLMVADACAGLQTLLSLEALGLFYLNVVRHTSALRNIALAILIIPISFSANVVRVIVLTLITYYFGDAAGQGFLHGFAGMVLFITALILILSADTLLQWIVKLRARTASGSQA; from the coding sequence ATGAATACGCAAGCCAAGCGGTGGTCGGGCCTGAACTTGCAGCAATGTAAGGAATACTTGCCGGAATGGCTGCCGTTGGCCATCGGCCTGCTGGCCATGTATATCCCGTCCTTTACCGGCCTGTTCACCGGTATCTGGGCCACGGAAGAGCAGGCGCATGGCCCCATCATCCTGGTCCTGTCGCTGTGGCTGATCTGGCGCAACTGGCCGGGCATGCTGGAAAAGACCCGCGGCAGCGAACCTACCGCGCTGGGCTGGGTGGTGCTGGCCATCGCCCTGATCCTGTATGTGCTGGGCCGTTCGCAACATATCATGGCCTTTGAAATCGGCTCCTTCATCTGGATGCTGGCGGCCATACTGTTGCTGAAGCGGGGCTTGCGTGCCTTGAAAGTGTTGTGGTTTCCCTTCTTCTTCATGCTGTTCATGGTGCCCTTGCCGGCCCAGATCGTGATCATGCTGACGATGCCGATGAAGATGGCCGTGTCGTACGTGGTCGAGCACCTGCTGTTCTTTGCCGGCTATCCGATCGCCCGCACGGGCGTGATCCTGCAGATCGGCCAGTACCAGCTGATGGTGGCCGACGCGTGCGCCGGCCTGCAGACCCTGCTGTCGCTGGAGGCGCTGGGCCTGTTTTACCTGAACGTCGTGCGCCACACGTCGGCGCTGCGCAATATCGCCCTGGCCATCCTGATCATCCCGATCTCGTTCTCGGCCAACGTCGTGCGCGTCATCGTGCTGACCCTGATTACCTATTACTTCGGCGATGCGGCGGGGCAGGGCTTCCTGCATGGTTTCGCCGGCATGGTGCTGTTCATCACGGCGCTGATCCTGATCCTGTCTGCCGATACCTTGTTGCAATGGATCGTTAAATTGCGCGCGCGCACTGCATCGGGGAGCCAGGCATGA
- the epsI gene encoding exosortase-associated protein EpsI, B-type, translated as MKSMTNSVKVSVLAGILMVASAGLAKHLTPSVKIADSKSQFQLADIIPVAFGGWTIDTTIIPLQVDPETQARLDKIYNQTLSRTYVDPQGNRVMLSIAYGGDQSSNMAVHLPEVCYGAQGFEVQKSGRSELRTDYGTLPVKHLYATNGPRQEPITYWITVGDKALTPGLDQRMQELRYGLSGAIPDAMLVRVSSIDSDTGAAYAIQEGFVRAMLSGMKPQDRARIIGNFPG; from the coding sequence ATGAAATCGATGACCAATTCCGTCAAGGTCAGCGTGCTGGCCGGCATCCTGATGGTGGCGTCGGCCGGACTGGCCAAGCACTTGACGCCGAGCGTCAAGATTGCCGACAGCAAGAGCCAGTTCCAGCTCGCGGACATCATCCCCGTGGCGTTCGGTGGCTGGACCATCGACACGACCATCATTCCGCTGCAGGTCGATCCGGAAACCCAGGCGCGCCTGGACAAGATCTACAACCAGACCCTGTCGCGCACCTATGTCGATCCGCAAGGCAACCGCGTCATGCTGTCGATCGCCTACGGTGGCGACCAGAGCAGCAATATGGCCGTCCACCTGCCGGAAGTGTGCTATGGCGCACAGGGCTTCGAGGTGCAGAAGTCGGGCCGCAGCGAGCTGCGCACCGATTACGGCACCTTGCCGGTGAAACATTTGTATGCCACGAATGGCCCGCGCCAGGAGCCGATCACCTACTGGATTACCGTCGGCGACAAGGCGCTCACGCCGGGCCTGGACCAGCGCATGCAGGAATTGCGTTACGGCTTGAGCGGGGCGATTCCCGATGCCATGCTGGTGCGCGTGTCGAGCATTGACAGCGACACGGGCGCCGCCTACGCGATACAGGAAGGTTTTGTGCGCGCCATGTTGTCGGGCATGAAGCCGCAGGACCGCGCGCGCATCATCGGCAACTTCCCTGGATAA